The following coding sequences are from one Anabas testudineus chromosome 16, fAnaTes1.2, whole genome shotgun sequence window:
- the si:dkey-40m6.8 gene encoding uncharacterized protein si:dkey-40m6.8 isoform X2, with protein MRPHCWVMVALAGIMSYFSPERALGAPQREVSQTRAASLSPPPYVVILISCSGLVSFVLLLLTCLCCKRGGVGFNEFDNADGEECSGGSSPIQEDSLSSCPSLPEVYTLPVRDRPSCPALQDGADSKSHCFKRHTLNYLQEIGNGWFGKVILAEVLCDCSSSQAVVKELRISASPLEQRKFLAESEPYRSLKHPNILQCLGQCSESIPFLLVMEFCQLGDLKRYLRAQRKSDGMTPDLPTRDLLTLQRMAFEITSGLLHLHENNYIHSDLALRNCLLTSDLTVRIGDYGLSHNHYKEDYYLTPDKLWIPLRWIAPELLEEYRGSLIVTDQTKTSNVWSLGVVIWELFEFGSQPHRHLSDEEVLTFVIRERQITLAQPRLKLSHADYWYEIMQSCWLPPSQRPSVAEIFLLLSSLLAAERGMARGSVREEDEEDEEYEHGRGESEESFERRWDLLRPPAFQTAANERQREREYARKDRDNSYPLLDPVGNCITPSSSELDDILTVTETSKGLNFEYFWEKAHARRGYKPLPPPQPIPTVNNNHRQSLDTPTVVPVISARSPSLASEYYIRLEEHTPQDKSPTFKGKTQSSFHSDSICPGDMELVEIRSGMLGKERVPYCSSDKCGKSLQTVRSSEVQLQVPNTGVAEFRDTSSRVTDFSVVDLGDDDDEEKKKSGEPDRKSFTSSQAPVLPPKPRSMSMSSANQLHSRPLPAPPLGYRGLPHYTISGKIETDPHHMSSCPPSTFDHLGLHRSRQTLPPSPSLSPSLPPSSHPIYPQPPQMCPPPLPPHSKPQRSCPSYNTADTYSRYSRPQTQRSHRDPLSCDLSNREGGTRHAASLHNSKETSHPRAKIFDSPVRRENPLRPIYRNLPRSQPTNPQIDRQSSSSPTYSDEDDSPFMSPERPSSGITITHSSLSEDADPVTVELFSRGMKRTQSRLDTILPAIWKEDAELQAEHVAAAKKSPMHLFLTEISTVTESSESKSETSWEGQKEEKSDGERWGNIVLPNRGMRRSQSLITELGSTGQSWGPEKHINRTGAEEDNSDTKESCPKDLFLTEIDTGRIDTNVEGGSESDPVKYLYPAGSRLRPYVCAPGLPSYTEAEEAYSKGMRRSRSLLSEITIGKQDSDLQQVEKDSRRTEMTREEFLKEIQSAETFLTEIISRQNVAATQKEAESAYSPTPLSPEYESICIDPNSAQTIRFQSESSIRASNKGKDDAQTEAIYAQVTKRAKKSEIKVSVRPEIPVLHIGPNAQAFTLDNQGKNADHCQSGEFVFSEIMPKNGLLHNKTLACQKEEEECADGPALPARVEATALSDVSPIEFTESVKESNTVIQRENTSPCTNETDSQKAAVIGNGEIAIEDLQPISPESQDQTCGKSETRSYDPEKENNHTDSEIITAPDFFNSKNVDPQNDGKGFAEVKHSQAADKTATPAATPTTPDWDPSSDISLVTPTDSVLSPMTSSSADCLTPSDSWAGGGGGLGSSGWRALGNETPHRDSAYFSDSDWEGDGMNRRNSDGLIASSRPSSSRGVERGILTGIEERTEEEGEIGEKSPLRNSIQMLEKKGDTEEETLVISYQNAPENDKHIPYKELESTQRDDSGIFHNEIKKSPLLCDDPQAKDCIDLIDKLFSQLDEEPLKGFPHSGGYPIDNHYTDGIISQITDCKYKDSAENNLILHSKNLAETDILIETVSGSQSKDCMFRPSVTETDIDLSALNSLECVNDTVETQVDDSECRLSKLYGIQSSDATLTDEAPSVVEPSDDRKSVADKVIGQMCPSWEEVGVEQPGRHEKSPGLDRNELGLRNLRCEDCSEDKAVTTETEKQLAAAELSNAMKEKSPLRGAARGINSANNLDKDSCEGLDVKTKELWSALEEDEEKQGSGVVRGEFDCHRFSQSRNLCLWPDENDQWASPEKRCQDVDLRSEFFSGYNNKAWEVRERLVVGQEFWETEENDELAGSEPHPAVLEGCEETWNDETQGLSGNLSVKEKWDSRDGDSDQAAQVIDIQQEENIENLGEIYSFKQENEISGIKIENIETPKQESLEQGERQISSCTETVRDRVLQLSSTETEENQNFNRWPQDHLCKIHKEEQTSAEHAGTEAGSDFENFSPTLENKSPNKSICIIEAPLENFSDLENVESGIDSGAEMKPWLSRQYIEESISIMNEEENYRDTPVQSNPCCPRELDVQEDIDESYAQVQDNFSSVDFPSPPPSIDLDVQDDKLESLDDSFPSPPPSVIEAEEFISHINLDDFNASTETEPYISPTHDTDVLEPLLQELLPATTHNKGISANLSIPTVHITLHDDSDLTSNIESQDEHDNLSQKTSPDPPSSPQVPLNNLPELLISEWKDLDEEPLEDFEKLEQLCCISGDEEDTLGDLFLGNLELLESLKKTPDQKGSNADNSGTGEVTCGTSTIEGNKMDLKDHRISENSGKLAESAQTMIVDSQDRMSPREERNDKLRSTCQTSDVKDQGSLSKMTTKNGLMMQVCEERLQFSLSENVKTNVLWGTTIKDTVVLRPWGEQITESSEEVKVTLKEQEENESEEEQKSVFSIQPHIESDETKVEPLTVIEQSEVITPQPIANQAMKAKLARLSLALPPLALTLPLTPTGKGGFGDGAIGNRIGRRRALSSGSDPDDEEEDEQEDESSRRVIVVTETDVDKRIGLRSLLKSPKEPMDRERDRGRNVSFFDDVTIYLFDQETPTNELSTSAPTSPAAVSVKSTKLDLHGPNIKSKEVKKKEDLSIKPRSPVGANPVTSSRFTVSPADDPHLV; from the exons ATGCGGCCACACTGCTGGGTGATGGTAGCGCTGGCGGGGATCATGTCGTACTTCAGCCCGGAGAGAGCCCTCGGAGCCCCGCAGAGGGAAG TTTCTCAGACCAGGGCTGcatccctctctcctccaccctACGTTGTCATCCTCATCTCCTGCTCGGGACTCGTCTCTTTTGTTCTGCTGCTCCTCACCTGCCTGTGCTGTAAGAGAGGAGGAGTGGGATTCAAT GAGTTTGACAATGCAGATGGGGAGGAGTGCTCTGGAGGCTCCAGTCCTATCCAGGAGGACAGCCTGTCATCATGTCCCTCCCTCCCTGAGGTCTACACCTTACCAGTCAGAGACAGGCCGAGCTGCCCCGCCCTGCAGGATGGAGCAG attCAAAGTCTCATTGCTTCAAAAGGCACACGTTAAACTACCTTCAGGAGATAGGAAACGGCTGGTTTGGAAAG GTGATCCTGGCTGAAGTGCTGTGTGATTGCAGCTCCTCTCAGGCTGTAGTGAAGGAGCTGCGTATCAGTGCCAGCCCCCTGGAGCAGAGGAAGTTCTTGGCTGAATCTGAGCCATACAG GAGCCTAAAACATCCCAACATCCTTCAGTGTTTAGGACAGTGCAGTGAGAGCATCCCGTTCCTCCTGGTCATGGAGTTCTGTCAACTG GGTGACCTGAAAAGGTATCTCCGAGCCCAGCGCAAGTCTGATGGGATGACTCCAGACCTGCCAACCCGGGATTTGTTGACTCTCCAGAGAATGGCCTTTGAGATCACGTCAGGCCTGCTGCATCTCCATGAAAACAACTACATCCACAG TGATCTGGCTTTAAGAAACTGCCTGTTGACCTCAGACCTCACTGTTAGGATAGGTGACTATGGCCTTTCTCACAACCATTATAAG GAGGACTATTATCTAACTCCAGACAAGCTATGGATTCCTCTACGCTGGATCGCTCCTGAGCTCTTGGAGGAGTACAGAGGATCTCTCATTGTTACTGACCAAACCAAGACCAGCAACGTGTG GTCTTTGGGGGTGGTGATATGGGAGCTGTTTGAGTTTGGCTCTCAGCCCCACAGACACCTGAGTGATGAAGAGGTGCTGACCTTCGTcattagagagagacagatcaCACTGGCCCAGCCCAGACTCAAACTCTCCCATGCAGACTACTG gtACGAAATCATGCAGTCCTGCTGGCTACCTCCGTCTCAACGTCCTTCTGTAGCTGAGATattccttctcctctcctccctcttggCCGCTGAGCGAGGAATGGCGAGGGGGAGTGTCagggaagaagatgaagaggacgaGGAGTATGAGCATGGCAGAGGGGAGAGTGAGGAGTCATTTGAAAGACGCTGGGACTTACTTCGCCCACCTGCCTTTCAGACTGCAGCAAATGAacggcaaagagagagagagtacgccagaaaagacagagataaCTCCTACCCCCTGCTGGACCCCGTGGGGAACTGTATCACCCCATCCTCGTCTGAACTGGATGACATCTTGACAGTCACTGAAACTAGTAAAGGCTTGAACTTTGAGTATTTCTGGGAGAAGGCTCATGCCAGACGAGGATATaaacctcttcctcctcctcagccaaTCCCAACTGTGAATAATAACCACAGACAGTCTTTGGACACTCCCACTGTGGTCCCAGTTATTAGCGCCCGCAGTCCCTCCCTTGCCAGTGAGTACTACATCAGATTAGAGGAGCACACTCCACAGGATAAGTCGCCAACTTTTAAAGGAAAGACACAGTCCTCTTTCCATTCAGACTCGATTTGCCCTGGGGACATGGAGCTGGTGGAGATTCGTAGTGGGATGCTTGGAAAAGAGCGGGTCCCTTATTGTTCCTCTGACAAGTGTGGAAAGAGCCTCCAGACTGTCAGATCCAGTGAGGTTCAGCTCCAGGTGCCCAACACAGGTGTGGCAGAGTTCAGAGACACTTCGAGCAGAGTGACTGACTTCTCGGTGGTCGATTTAGGCGATGATGATGAcgaggagaagaaaaagagcgGTGAGCCAGATAGAAAATCCTTCACAAGTTCTCAAGCCCCGGTCCTTCCTCCTAAGCCTCGCTCTATGTCCATGTCATCAGCCAACCAACTACACTCGCGCCCCCTTCCTGCCCCTCCGCTCGGATATAGAGGATTGCCTCACTACACCATCAGTGGAAAAATCGAGACAGACCCACATCACATGAGCAGCTGCCCACCCTCTACCTTTGATCATCTGGGGCTCCATCGCTCTAGACAGACTCTACCCCCATCCCCGTCCCTCTCGCCTTCCCTTCCCCCATCGAGCCATCCAATTTACCCTCAACCTCCTCAAATGtgtcctccacctcttcctccacaCTCCAAACCACAAAGAAGCTGTCCCAGCTACAACACAGCTGACACTTATTCGAGATACAGTAGGCCGCAGACGCAAAGATCCCATAGAGACCCACTATCCTGTGACTTGTCTAACAGAGAGGGTGGTACTAGACATGCAGCATCATTGCACAACTCCAAGGAGACTTCTCATCCACGTGCAAAAATCTTTGACTCCCCTGTTCGCAGAGAAAACCCTTTACGTCCTATTTATCGCAATTTACCCCGCTCTCAGCCCACAAACCCGCAGATTGACAGGCAGTCATCATCCAGTCCCACCTACTCAGATGAGGACGATTCTCCCTTCATGTCCCCTGAGAGGCCCAGCAGTGGGATTACTATCACTCACTCCAGCCTATCTGAAGATGCAGACCCAGTTACTGTAGAGCTCTTCTCCAGGGGAATGAAAAGGACTCAGTCACGCCTTGACACCATCCTGCCTGCCATATGGAAGGAAGATGCTGAACTTCAGGCAGAACATGTGGCTGCAGCCAAAAAATCCCCCATGCATCTGTTTCTGACAGAGATATCAACTGTAACAGAGTCTAGTGAGTCCAAGTCAGAGACCTCATGGgagggacagaaagaggagaaaagcgATGGAGAGAGATGGGGGAACATCGTGCTGCCAAACAGAGGAATGCGCCGCTCCCAGTCACTGATTACAGAGCTGGGTTCAACCGGACAGTCATGGGGACCAGAGAAACATATCAATAGGACAGGAGCTGAAGAGGACAATTCCGACACTAAAGAATCATGCCCAAAGGATCTTTTTCTCACAGAGATCGACACAGGAAGGATAGACACAAATGTGGAGGGAGGATCAGAAAGTGACCCAGTAAAATACCTCTATCCTGCTGGGTCTAGATTGCGACCCTACGTTTGTGCTCCAGGCCTTCCATCATACACTGAGGCTGAGGAGGCTTACTCAAAGGGAATGCGGAGATCTCGGTCCCTCCTCTCTGAGATCACCATCGGAAAGCAGGATTCTGATCTACAGCAGGTTGAGAAGGACTCACGGAGAACTGAAATGACCAGGGAAGAGTTCCTGAAGGAGATACAGTCAGCAGAGACCTTTCTGACTGAAATCATATCAAGACAAAATGTTGCAGCAACCCAGAAAGAAGCAGAGTCAGCTTACTCCCCAACTCCACTATCACCTGAATATGAGTCCATTTGCATTGACCCGAACTCTGCTCAGACCATCAGATTTCAGTCAGAGAGCTCCATACGAGCATCCaataaaggaaaagatgatGCACAAACTGAGGCCATCTATGCCCAAGTGACCAAGCGTGCTAAAAAGAGTGAGATAAAGGTTTCAGTGAGACCTGAGATCCCAGTTCTTCACATAGGACCAAACGCACAAGCTTTTACACTGGACAACCAAGGAAAAAATGCTGACCACTGCCAATCTGGagagtttgtgttttcagaaataatGCCTAAAAATGGTTTattacacaacaaaacacttgCATGtcagaaagaagaggaggagtgtGCAGATGGTCCTGCCTTACCTGCTAGAGTGGAGGCAACAGCTCTCTCAGATGTATCTCCCATTGAATTCACTGAGAGTGTTAAAGAGTCTAACACTGTGATACAACGTGAAAACACATCGCCCTGTACAAATGAAACAGATTCTCAAAAGGCTGCTGTTATTGGGAATGGTGAGATAGCGATAGAAGACCTACAGCCCATTAGTCCAGAGAGTCAGGATCAAACATGTGGGAAGAGTGAGACCAGGTCATATGAtcctgagaaagaaaataaccACACTGACTCTGAAATCATAACAGCACCTGATTTTTTTAACTCTAAAAATGTTGATCCCCAAAATGATGGTAAAGGTTTTGCAGAGGTGAAACACAGTCAAGCTGCTGATAAAACAGCCACTCCTGCCGCCACTCCAACCACTCCGGACTGGGACCCGTCCTCTGACATCTCACTCGTCACACCAACCGACTCAGTCCTGTCACCGATGACTTCCAGCTCAGCCGACTGCCTTACACCTAGCGACTCATGGgcggggggaggaggaggactgggaAGCAGTGGCTGGCGGGCTCTGGGAAATGAAACACCGCATCGAGACTCTGCCTATTTCTCAGACAGTGACTGGGAAGGAGATGGGATGAACAGGAGGAACAGTGATGGGCTAATTGCCTCCAGCAGGCCAAGCAGCAGTCGAGGAGTGGAAAGGGGAATATTGACAGGGATCGAGGAAAGAactgaagaggagggagagataGGAGAAAAGAGCCCTTTAAGAAATAGTATTCAGATGTTAGAAAAGAAAGGTGACACTGAAGAAGAGACACTTGTTATATCATATCAAAATGCTcctgaaaatgacaaacatatTCCATACAAAGAGCTGGAGTCAACACAGAGAGATGATTCTGGCATTTTCCACAATGAAATCAAAAAGTCCCCACTGCTGTGCGATGATCCGCAGGCCAAAGACTGCATTGACTTAATTGATAAGTTGTTCTCACAATTAGATGAGGAGCCACTGAAAGGGTTCCCACACAGCGGTGGGTATCCAATAGACAACCACTACACAGATGGCATCATCTCTCAGATAACAGATTGCAAATACAAGGACTCTGCAGAGAACAACTTAATTCTTCATTCCAAGAACCTCGCCGAGACAGATATTTTGATCGAGACTGTATCTGGCAGTCAGTCAAAGGATTGTATGTTCCGACCAAGTGTTACAGAAACAGATATCGATCTCTCTGCACTGAATTCCCTCGAATGTGTAAATGACACTGTGGAAACCCAAGTGGATGACAGTGAGTGCAGATTATCTAAATTGTATGGCATTCAATCTAGTGATGCCACACTTACAGATGAAGCGCCATCGGTAGTCGAGCCAAGTGATGACAGGAAGTCTGTCGCTGATAAAGTGATTGGACAGATGTGTCCTTCTTGGGAAGAGGTTGGTGTTGAACAACCTGGGAGGCATGAAAAGAGTCCTGGTCTTGATCGCAACGAGCTGGGCCTGAGAAACCTTCGCTGTGAGGACTGCAGCGAGGACAAGGCAGTCACAAcggagacagagaaacagctggcCGCTGCAGAGCTGAGTAATGCCATGAAGGAAAAATCGCCTCTGAGAGGAGCAGCAAGAGGAATAAACTCTGCTAACAATTTGGATAAAGACTCCTGCGAGGGACTGGATGTGAAGACCAAAGAGTTGTGGAGTGCtctggaggaggatgaagaaaaacaaggatCTGGTGTGGTTAGAGGAGAGTTTGACTGCCATCGTTTTTCACAATCAAGAAACTTGTGCTTATGGCCTGATGAAAATGACCAGTGGGCTTCTCCAGAGAAGAGATGCCAAGATGTGGACCTAAGATCAGAATTCTTCTCTGGCTACAATAATAAGGCATGGGAGGTGAGGGAGCGTCTTGTAGTGGGTCAAGAGTTTTgggaaactgaagaaaatgatGAACTTGCAGGAAGTGAACCCCACCCTGCTGTTCTGGAGGGCTGTGAAGAAACCTGGAACGATGAAACTCAAGGACTTAGTGGTAATCTCAGTGTGAAGGAAAAATGGGACTCTAGAGATGGTGATAGCGACCAGGCAGCACAAGTAATAGACATACAGCAGGAGGAAAACATTGAGAATCTGGGAgaaatttacagttttaagCAAGAAAACGAAATCTCAGGCATTAAAATAGAGAATATAGAAACCCCAAAGCAAGAATCCTTGGAGCAAGGGGAGAGGCAGATTTCATCGTGCACAGAGACAGTCAGGGACAGGGTACTTCAGCTAAgctccacagagacagaagagaatCAAAATTTTAACAGATGGCCTCAGGATCACCTCTGCAAGATCCATAAGGAGGAGCAGACATCAGCTGAACATGCTGGCACAGAAGCAGGCTCTGATTTTGAGAACTTTAGTCCCACTCTAGAGAATAAAAGCCCAAATAAATCTATTTGCATCATCGAAGCTCCTCTTGAGAACTTTTCAGACCTGGAAAATGTTGAGTCAGGCATAGATTCAGGGGCTGAAATGAAACCATGGCTTTCTAGGCAATACATAGAAGAAAGCATAAGTATTATGAACGAGGAGGAGAATTACAGAGACACGCCTGTTCAATCAAATCCATGTTGCCCCCGTGAACTTGATGTACAGGAGGATATAGATGAGTCATATGCACAGGTGCAGGACAATTTTAGCTCAGTAGATTTTCCAAGTCCCCCACCAAGCATAGACCTTGATGTGCAAGATGATAAACTGGAGAGTTTAGATGACTCTTTTCCAAGTCCGCCACCATCTGTTATAGAGGCAGAGGAGTTTATTAGTCACATTAATCTAGACGACTTTAATGCTAGCACTGAGACAGAACCGTATATATCCCCAACTCATGACACAGATGTTTTAGAGCCACTTCTGCAAGAATTGCTGCCTGCTACAACTCACAATAAAGGGATCTCAGCTAATCTGAGCATACCCACTGTACATATAACACTGCATGATGACAGTGACCTCACCTCCAACATAGAGAGTCAAGATGAACATGATAATctgtcacagaaaacatcacCTGACCCCCCATCCTCACCCCAAGTTCCCCTCAATAACCTCCCAGAATTACTGATTTCTGAGTGGAAAGATTTGGATGAGGAGCCCCTGGAGGATTTTGAAAAACTGGAACAGCTGTGCTGCATATCTGGAGATGAGGAGGACACTCTAGGAGACCTTTTCTTGGGGAACCTGGAGCTCCTGGAGTCTTTGAAGAAAACACCTGATCAAAAAGGCAGCAATGCTGACAATAGCGGTACAGGTGAGGTGACATGCGGCACCTCTACTATAGAAGGGAACAAGATGGATTTGAAGGATCATAGGATCTCTGAAAACTCTGGTAAGTTGGCAGAATCTGCACAAACCATGATCGTGGATTCCCAAGACAGAATGTCACCTCGTGAGGAGAGGAATGACAAGCTGAGATCAACTTGCCAAACATCTGACGTCAAAGACCAGGGATCTCTATCGAAGATGACAACGAAGAATGGCCTCATGATGCAG GTGTGTGAGGAGAGGCTGCAGTTCTCActcagtgaaaatgtgaaaacaaatgtgcttTGGGGGACGACTATTAAAGACACTGTTGTGCTCCGGCCCTGGGGGGAACAAATCACCGAGAGCAGCGAAGAAGTGAAAGTCACACtgaaagaacaagaagagaaTGAAAG cgAAGAGGAGCAGAAAAGTGTATTCAGCATTCAGCCCCATATTGAGTCTGATGAAACTAAAGTTGAGCCGCTCACTGTGATCGAACAGTCTGAGGTCATAACACCTCAGCCTATTGCAAACCAGGCAATGAAAG CAAAACTAGCTCGTCTGTCTCTCGCCCTCCCTCCTCTTGCTCTGACTCTTCCCCTCACTCCCACCGGTAAAGGTGGATTTGGAGACGGTGCCATTGGAAATCGTATCGGAAGGCGGAGAGCTCTGTCATCAGGAAGCGACCCTgacgatgaggaggaggatgagcagGAAGACGAAAGCTCCCGAAGGGTGATTGTCGTTACAGAAACCGATGTGGACAAACGGATCGGACTGAGGAGTCTCCTGAAATCACCCAAAGAACcaatggacagagagagggacagaggacGAAATGTGTCCTTTTTTGAT